From the genome of Setaria viridis chromosome 1, Setaria_viridis_v4.0, whole genome shotgun sequence:
AAGGAACTTTATGATACTATGCCTGCTTAAAAAATAATGGTGGCCTGGCCTGGCAGGCAGGACGACGACTGCgtggccggcggcagcagcaaaACTCAGGTGGGAGAGCATTTAGGATGGGCCGTGTACATGTTCCAACGAAATGGGCTGGGTTTATCTGAATAGTAGAATAAATGGCCTGTTACAAACTTCATTTTTAGGAAAGATGGCCTGTTACAAACTTATCAGCAATATCCGTATCCCAAAATCTAAATTCAAAAGTTGATCAATAGGGTTCCCTCAAAAAGGAGATAGGATAGCTCAGCAGCAGTCATGTTCAGATCCAAAATAACACCAAACATCTCACAAAGTCACAACTGTGAATTAACATCATATCTTCAAGTAAGCAGCTTCAGATATGCTGTTCAAGTCTGTTCCAATTTACTTATACCGTGGATCATACAGTCAGCACTCAGCACAAAGCCACAGAACGCAGCAGATCTGCAAGAACCGTGCCACAATAGCAGGAACCATTTCTAAAATCTCATCAGTACCCTTACCAGaataaaaggggaaaaaaatagaaaactaACAACTCATGAGTTAACGAGAATAAGAATCTCACAGTTGTGAATTAACATCACGTCCATTGCTAAAGATCGCCACAGATATGCTATTCGAGTATTGAGGCCAGATTCAAATTTTACTGTAGTATCCTGGATCCTACAATTGCCAGCACAAACAGCACCTGATttgccaaaaaagaaaaaaaatgaaagagaaCTGAAATCACAAATGCATGAAGAGACATGGGATTGCTGGCATATGAATCAACAGCATATTGCCCTGAATAGAACATCAACAGGACTTAAAAACCAAATCACAATCCAAGGTTTCACAGGAGCTGTATGCCCGTTACAGGAGAATTACCAATGTGAGTAAGAAATCAGCTCAAGTTGCATATACAGTTAAACTGATAAACATCCACAATTTAGATTAGGGATCTGGCACCACTAGGCTTGCAGAAATAGAGTTCTGATGCTTATCATCCAAAATCACAAGTGCAAAAGGAACCATGAGAATTGCTATCTGATCAGGGTTAACATTTCTTTGCAGCGAGGGAAGCCAGCTGAGATTTAACAAGGAGTTGAACTTCAATTAGACCATTACATAGCATCCACCACCTAGGAATAAAGCACACCATAGATCAATCATCTATGAATCTGACCTCTCTACATCGCCAGAGGAAAAGCACAGCACAGGGAACACAAAGGAACAAAGCACCACCATCAACAGCTGCAGACGAGGTAGGGGACGCGCTCAGCCGCCGAATCCGTAGAGGGTGCGGCCCTGACGCTTGAGCGCGTAGACGACGTCCATGGCGGTGACGGTCTTGCGGCGGGCGTGCTCCGTGTAGGTGACGGCGTCGCGGATGACGTTCTCGAGGAAGATCTTGAGCACGCCGCGGGTCTCCTCGTAGATGAGCCCGGAGATGCGCTTcacgccgcccctcctcgccAGCCTCCGGATCGCCGGCTTCGTGATGCCCTGGATGTTGTCGCGGAGCACCTTCCGGTGGCGCTTCGCGCCGCCCTTGCCGAGCCCCTTGCCGCCCTTGCCGCGCCCAGACATCGCCGAagccggggaggaggaagactcAGCTGCTAggagagatttggtggaggatTCGAATTCGCCGCTGTGGCTGGTGCGGCGGACCGGTGGATTTGGGGTGCGATTTATAGGGGAGGAATTGGGAGGGGGCGCGAGGGAGATGGGGAAATTTTGGGTGGGGGTTTgggcgggaggggaggattTCGGGATTTTGTTGGATGGGTGCGTTCGAGACGTCAGATCGGGGTTGGAGGGTGCGATGGGCTTTGCGGCTGTTGCCGCGGATCGCTGAGGTGGACGGGTCGATCCGTGGCAGTGTGGTGCGCAGGCGTTGGATGTGATCCTGGCGGAGGACTCGTTAGCTGGGGTGGGATCGCTGACGTGGCAATGGTTTTGGACTTTTGGTGGACCGCCAGCTAGTGTTCCACCGAAGCGCATGGTGAGGGGCTGCCGGGAGCGGTGCGAGACTGCGAGTCCGTGGGCTTATAACATCTATCCACTTTATCCATTTAACCTGAACAAATTTAGGCTCACTCCGTTTTCCTGAAAAATTTCATTTGGTTCCATCTacctctaattagatttctctttttgttATTTCTCCATGTATGACTTAAATTttcagttcaaattttgtgagcagatacaaaacatgatgccttatgttaaaaaattatactataATTTTCTTATAGTTATTTTcataggaatatttaatacgaaattgatcttagatatacaaaactgtacaaaAAGTAATAATGAAAAAttgctaatgtatttttctaatgtagagcatcatgttataagtcaactgaaaaaatttgaaattaaaactcaacttgtaagtgaatgaagaaacaaaaaagagaaatctagggggtagattggaccaaatgaaatagttcggggAAGTAAAGTGaacctaaattttgcttaggagGTTAaatggacaaagtaaataggtgatgggagtaaaatgaacttttccCTTCTAAAAAACAGTATCTTTTTAGCGAACCTTTTTACCAATTGTGAACCTGAAAAATATTGTCTAGTTTAGATGGTCAGCAGCTGACTTTATCGTACATGAACCTGTTACAAATTTGAGAGTAGAGGTAGGAATCAGTTGAAAGATGTGAACACTATCCACACGAGAACAAAGTTTGATGAAACATGTACCCTCTGTACCCTGAAATAAGATTGTTAGTTTATTCTAATGAAAACTAATATATGAGATTGTCAGTTAATCTTATTCAAACTATTGTGAGATTGACCAATTCTAAATAAAGAACAATAATATTTTATAATATAAAATGAGCATATAAAGTATGGTTTATTATAATCTCCTGTATTTCCCACGGGGAGTAACTATTTTTATAATCGCAAATATGATTTATTATAAATATTATCACGGCTTCCAAGGTGGACTTTCAACTAGCATTTTTATGTCAATataattaaaaaacaaaaaatgcgTAATTTAAAACATGAAAGTATTCCAAGGTTAATCTACTATAATTAACCTTGTATTGTCTATCTACCTATTCTCTTTATGTGCTAATAAAAGTAGACAAAAAAGGCTTAATGGACAAAAATACTAAGCAAAGCTTATCAAATCTCCCAAGCAAGCtgtataaaagaaaaaagaatagtTGTTCCTAACTCAAAGCTACGTATTTGGTTGTAATCACTTCCGATTATAAAGTTGCCTTGTCTATCGGATTCTTGACACCTAAGGCATTGAACTATAGCGTTGCCCTTGTATAAGGATATGCCTAGAGTTAAAAATGCAATGAGAATAAGATGTAGGGAGTGGGTGCTGCCTTGCAACAAACTATCTTTGGATTGACATTGCATCTAGGGCACATATGAGGCCTAGGACTAGGGTTTAGGTGTTGGGGGTTTTTGgtgctatcttttttttctccgtTGATGGTGAGGATGTATGTAAATTGCTTGTCTTCTCATAGTGGATGCGGCAAAAAGTGGTGGCAACGACGATAATGTGCGCAACTTCCATAACAATGCGGTGGAGAATTAGATAGATGTCTTGGTAATGATAGAGAGGTGGAGATGACATTAATTGCCACTGTGGCATAAGGCTCTTCGATCCCTTCCCGCATTTTTGTCATGGCTCGATCTAGTAGCCCCCACCAAAGGTTGGTAAGATGGGATCGTTCCCTTCTCCCTCTAGTGGAGGTTTTGTCAATTCTTATTCATGAGATAAGATCCATCATAGCGGGTAAGTTCTAAGGTAGTGGATGGTACGGTTTTAGTTGGTATCTTTTACTTTGTGTCCGAAGAGTAAATGAATTTGATTCGATTCTAGCTTTCAAGCGACATCAATCTCAAAAGTGATGAAGATGAATAAAACACTTAGTGCAGTTACTTGTCTTTTGAAATTCTCAATTCAAGAGCTAGCCATCCTAAGTGCCCATATGACTTCAAGAGCTAGCACCCTCACCTAACAATTTGAAAGCTAGGTATAAAGTTGCATTTGTTTTGCTATCTTCTTATCGTCGAACTTATTTATGCTGCAGCATTGCACCGTTAGTATATTAGTACATCAATGTGAGTAAAGGCTACTTTGTCTTAGTTGCTATAGCAATGTAATTGGCTAGTCACCTATTTGGTTTGTAGAttaactcgtgaaaagaaaataaCTAATACGTGAATACGTCACATGATCGTGATTCCAAAAACTCTCTCCCATCACAAGTAAGCAGCGTTTTGATAACAATGTGCAAATACCGTTTTCAAGATACAAATTTAACTACTACATTGTATTGTGACATCTTATAACATACAGTAAAAACACGGACGTTGCTAGCGCTCGGATGTCCGATGGGAAAACTTCTCATCGGACGCTCCATTGGCCCATCACAACATCAAAAAATAACATCTTCAACATAGAAAATAAACATTTGCAACCTAGAAAATCACCGTTTGCAAcatgtcgttgtcaagatttgcggatcaagacttagactagtaaatttcttttatgcgcgtaagacttcggatggtggcgtgggagacacggggttagactggttcgggcaaggggagccctacgtccagtatcgaggctgctcgtgttgcccacgcggggttctgtagtatgGGTTACAGAAGGACGAGAGAGGGATCTGATCCTAGGTCTCTTGAAGGTGCTTGTCCTCTAAGGGAATGCGAGAGTGTGTTGTTGGCTTTAGGGGAAAGAATCCGACCCTCTGTCTCTGGCCCCCgatgccccttttatatcgtaatGGGACTGcgggggttacaggtgagaccgggtggtgagagcagtaaagagtttaaacgtagtatggtaaaaatacaacacgaagggaggaaTCAAGTTCCTAGGTGCCCGgggtcctcgccggccttcggcgtctgccggcgcgtatgctggaggaggagggtggccgtgagccaactgtcgtcgcgcctTGCAGATAGCCTCTTCGGTGGCTGTagccgccgggtcatgatgagggcgtttcgtcgCCACTCTGGTGTCtgttgggagggacggcggatgccgccgtcctgctgatggctcgcggagagtaggcgtcacatccctgctgccgggcgcgcggggcccgagaacgggcgagtcttccctctgctctgggtggcgcaggccatgagtgccttgcggcgaatggaaggaggcCGCAGGTACTGTACAAGGTACAGTGCGaccgtgcacgggtacttgtagcgggttgcgtgaggagcgcggtcatccttcttcctgacagACCTACGGtgcatttatgacgaggtcgatagggggacccacgagatcgttgCCCTGATCACccggtccgcgcccgaggggaaTATCCGTCTTGTGACCtcagtgagtccgacccccgtgcccagggtcgggcgaggcggaaccttgcggcgaggggtcgggcgcttctgaccccggggtcgcggtcggacgaggcggagcctcgcggcgaggggtcggacgctccggaccctgggaccgcggtcgggcgaggcggagtcccagtCATGTTGGGCTTGACGGCGATTTCGCTATCttggatgggcctgggccttcatgattgtcgCTTCAAGCGGtattaggggatcgttaatatttccccccaacacaacATAAAAAAACACGTTGAAAAAAACTTACTAGCCATCTGTTGATGATGAAAAAACCCGCCGCAACATCTGTTTCATGTTGCATAGAATATTCAAATCTCTCATTGAAAATTGCAACATCcagataaaacacttgcaatATGTGTGTGAAGCATATGTAATATCACAACATctagatctactttgcaacatccatatgaaacacttgcaacattcttCTAAAACATCTGAAACCCTTGAAATATACGCTTGCAATATGCAGCAACCCCTAGCAAGAGGAGCACTACACAGTTGGATCCGACGCTAAGaaatggtggaggaggaggaggatggcggtggCCGGTGCGGCTCGCCCCTAGccccccgctgccgccggccaccaccgccggcccctctgcctctccgccgtcgccgcccaccgtcgccgcccgcctccgccagccCCTCCGCCTGAGCCCCCCACACTCCACCAGCGCTGCCGCCATCCCGTACTCCGTCTTCACCCTCCTTCCCCCCACCGGtctccctccgcccgccgcctccgccgctccgccccactgtcgccgcctcctcctggtGATTTTTCTCCTAACGAAAGGATAAGGAAGGACGGTGGGAGAGAAAAGATAAGGTGGGAGGAGAGAAGGTGTTTTTAGAACTCGCCCTAGATATTTTTAGTAACAAGCATCCGATTGCGTCCGGATACACGATCCATAGCACACACCATCATAAAATTACTTTTCGATACTATTTTTAACGTGCATTTTAAATATCCAAACCCGTGGGTGTGTGGTTGACTTTAGCATCCCAACGGTGAAGAACCGAAGATCGAGCGCTCGCCGTCCCAAAGGACGCCGAACCGCGCCGTCCTCGCTGCCAAATCATCTGTCGTCTCGTTGGCCTGCCACGCGCCCGCCACCGAAAACACCGGCGAGCCCAACCGAGCCcccctagcgccgccgcgcctctgTTTGCGACCCGTGCGGCGTGCCCGTGCTCCGCTGCGATATCAATcgcatggcctgcgccggcgccTCGCGGAAGGTCTCGGCGGTGCTCTACCACTACCCGTGCCCGGACGGCGCgttcgccgcgctcgccgcccacCTCtacttctccgccgccgcccgccccgtcCGCTTCTTCCCCAACACCGTCTACGACCCCATCAGGTAGCCCCACGGGACTAAAAGCTGGCCTGCCTTCTCTTCCCCTCTTTCGCTCCGGATTTGCTTATCCACCGCCACCCCAATGCACACACGGGGTCTGCTGAGAGCTGCAATACTGCAGGAAGTACCCGCGTTTCAGGTGTTCACTCTGGTAGTGGTGTAGATTTGGACAAAGCTTTACCATATCGCAACCACCTGACTATAGCTGCAGACTTCCAATTCGTTGATTCCAATTTCCAAAAGTGTAGTGATCTTATTGTGAACGGTGCTATATATATTGAACAAGTGCACATAGCACAGTGAACTTCTGATTAGAGTTTGAAACCTAACTGATTCTAGGCATTTTAATGTTCTGCTTCCGGCTATTGAAGTTGTGTtttgtttgggggggggggggggggggggggggggggattcaATCTGGAGTCATGCCTAAGTTTATCATAACAGGAGCTAGATGGAACTACCTCTGTTGCATTTCATTAAATCACAAAATTCATAGCATCTCTTTTGGTATTTTTGTGGGATGTTTATCTTAGTCAAACAATCTCTTGCGCTGATGCTTTTGTTCTAGTGTGCTTCTGCTGTGACATTATCTTTTCACTGTCTGCTTTATAGGAGCGATTCACTTCCTGTGGATGAAATAGAAGATGTTTACCTCCTTGACTTCGTGGGACCTCCTGGTTTTGTTGAAGATATAGCCCCTAAGGTTGAAAGGTTTGTAAGTATTTGCACTCActtttcatatctaaagttcCTTTTTTCTTGGAGTCCTGTgttttttagattttttaatATCTGGTCCAACGTTAAGTACCATGGGCGGAGAGTTGGAACTGATTTATGTAAGCAATTGTATTAAAGTCACCTCCATTCTCGATTCCTATTGTGTTGGGGAGAGGTAATGTCATAATCTAGATAAAATCACAAGTAAACTCAGTTCAGATAGAAAGATTTTGTTCAAAGCTAGCCTTGGGATTACCAATGTGAGCTGCTGGTGCTACTGTAGCTCAATTGTAAAACACAGTTTTCTGGTGACTGCACAGTGGTTTCAAACCGTAGTTCTTCTTGAAAAACAATGCACATCTCGTCCTCAATgttctcattttctttaatGCATACAAAGGTTTGTCCAGTGTCATGTCTTGGGCACGTAGCTCAATAGTGATTACCTTACACCATATTCTGTTTCATGAAATTCATCACTCAAAAATTAAGAGATTTCCGTCTAGTTTTTTGTACACATTGCAGTCATTTTGAGCAGTGTGAAGCTGTGAATTTATGTATTGGATCATTTTTATACTAAGTATAAGTATTCTTGCACTCCCTGTTCATTTGAATACCGATGACACTGAAATGCTTATCCTTTTCAGAGTAACAATTCTAGACCATCATAAGACTGCTTTTGAGAGTTTGTGTGGGAATCCCACACTTGGGCAAAATGTGACCAAGGTGATAGACATGCAGCGTAGTGGAGCGACAATTGCATTTGACTTCTTTAAAAACAAGCTCTTGACAGAAGCTAGCATCTCAGGGGGCAGTggaagtggtaaagatgtagcTGAGATCAAATATGTACCTGACAACAAGGTTGAAACAGTGCACAAACTTTTCAAGTTTATTGAAGATGGGGATTTGTGGAGATGGAAAATTCCAAATAGCAAGGCCTTCAGCAGTGGACTCAAAGATTTGGATATTGAATTCAACGTCAATGCAAACAGTAAATTGTTTGATCAGGTAAAGATCTGCCTGCTGCAATCCTTTGTTGCTGCAGTGATTCCTGcgtaaaaaaaagagagagttgCTCCGTACATCACATGATGCTGTTTCATACCTGAATTATTGATTCCTTGAAAACTTGAAGTTGGCATGATTATCATCTCAAAGAGTGAAAGCTGCATCTAAATGAAACAGTTGCTTAAATAATCATCATAACCATTTGCTATTGCACTCAAGAATGTTGATTTCACAGTTAGTGTTATTAGTTGAATAATATTCATCTGGTCGTATCAAAGCTTCTCTGGTCAATAGATTATTTTTTAGATAATCATTTGCACCACAATGTGATAAAAAAAGGAATCAGGAGATGTTTCCGGAGAAGTTATCTTCCAAATTTTGCAATACAGTGTAGCTCTGTGCTATTTTCTGGTGCTACTACTCAGCAATAGACACATTGTCATCTTCTGCTTCTAATGTTTATTTCACAATACCCTGCTTGTGACAGTTGCTGGAGTTGGATCCCGAGCATGTCATTTCCCGCGGACACGTGACATTGTTAGAGAAGCAAAGATTAATAGACGATTGCCTGGGGAAGTCCTATGAAATTTCACTGGGATGTGGCCGGTTTGGTAATTGTCTGGTAATTCTGCTATACTCACAGATTATTTTTCACACTTTCTGTTTATTTGCGAAGTTCAGCTTTTAGTGGCCTTTTGTTTTATTCATGCCGTTCCTAATTCAATGCTAGAGGTCTAACGTAAAAAATGttaaatattttatttctttttactACTTTTGATTCATAGGTCATACTTATTGACTAATATAGTTTTACGTGGCATGGTCCATTAGGCTGTTGATGCTGATGCTATTTCAAACTTGAGAAGCGAACTTGGACATCAGTTAGCTAGCAAAAGCTGTAATTTGAATCTGAGGCAAGTTTTTCTGTCTTCCTCCTATCGATATGTATCCAGGCTCACTTAATATGTGGGTTTGCACTTAACTACACCATATTGTCATTATGTGAGCTGTGCCCTTTATTCCAGAGGTATTGGGGCTGTTGTATACAAAGTTCCTGAGTTGAATAATGACCAGATGCTGAAAATAAGCCTAAGAAGTTTAGAACAAGAAGACACCACTTCAATCTCTCAGGTACATCATTTCCCTTATGAGGATTCTAAGGCCTCACCTAGCTTGTGAAAGGGGTCTGTCAAGAGTCAAGATTGTTTCTACCATAAAGAGGTTTGACTGTTGATCTTGCTTGCTTGTAGGAATATGGTGGTGGGGGACATCGGAATGCAAGCTCATTTATGTTGAGCATTACTGAGTTTGACCAGTGGAAGGTTGGAGCTGAACCTTCTCAATAAAAGGTGCCTAACCATCTGGCTTCGTTCATTTTTCTCTACTTCTATTAATAAGAAGCTTCATAGAGAAGGACACAACATGCGGAGAAACTTATGCA
Proteins encoded in this window:
- the LOC117833169 gene encoding histone H4, which codes for MSGRGKGGKGLGKGGAKRHRKVLRDNIQGITKPAIRRLARRGGVKRISGLIYEETRGVLKIFLENVIRDAVTYTEHARRKTVTAMDVVYALKRQGRTLYGFGG
- the LOC117833148 gene encoding uncharacterized protein, with the protein product MACAGASRKVSAVLYHYPCPDGAFAALAAHLYFSAAARPVRFFPNTVYDPIRSDSLPVDEIEDVYLLDFVGPPGFVEDIAPKVERVTILDHHKTAFESLCGNPTLGQNVTKVIDMQRSGATIAFDFFKNKLLTEASISGGSGSGKDVAEIKYVPDNKVETVHKLFKFIEDGDLWRWKIPNSKAFSSGLKDLDIEFNVNANSKLFDQLLELDPEHVISRGHVTLLEKQRLIDDCLGKSYEISLGCGRFGNCLAVDADAISNLRSELGHQLASKSCNLNLRGIGAVVYKVPELNNDQMLKISLRSLEQEDTTSISQEYGGGGHRNASSFMLSITEFDQWKVGAEPSQ